The Sulfurimonas aquatica genomic sequence TTGCAAATATTGGTGCGGCAGTTTTAATTATAATCTTCCGTCCATTTAAAGTGGGTGATTTTGTTGATGCTGGTGGAGCAACGGGAACAGTAGAAGATATCAATCTTTTCTCTACTATCATTTCTCCTGTAGATAACCGTACTATTATAGTACCAAACTCTAATATCATTGGTGGAAATATCACTAACTACTCTAGAAAGCCACTACGTCGTGTTGATCATGTATTTGGTATAGGGTATGATGATGATCTTAAACTTGCAAAAGAGACTCTAATGGAACTTTTAGTTTCAGATGATAGAATACTTAAAGATCCTGCTCCATTTGTAGCAGTAAGTGAACTTGGAGATAGTAGTGTTAACTTTACAACTCGTGCATGGGTTGATGGTGCTGATTACTGGGCTGTACACTTTGAACTTATTGAAAAAGTAAAACTTACATTTGATGAAAAAGGTATCTCTATCCCTTATCCACAAATGGATATACATACTGATAAATAAAACAAGTAAAAGGAAAATATGAATGAAGAAAATACTACTAAGTACAATCCTAGCTAGCTCTTTAGTTGTTGTAGCACAGGCTGCAACAGAGGAGACTCCATTAGTGACTCATACTGAGTTAGGATATATTGAGACAAGCGGAAATACGCAAACACAAACTTTTAATCTAGATGCAAATGCAAAAAAATCTTGGGGTAAACATGTTGGTAACGCTATGCTTGATGGTCAATATGCAACTAATAAGAATGCTACTAGCGGGGATGTTGAAAGAATTAAAAATAAATATGTTGCTGAATTAACATATGATTATGACTTTACTAAGAGATTCGCGTTTACATATCTAGCTGGTTATAAAGCAGATGAGTTCTCAAGCTTTGGTTATCAGTACTATACTGGTCCTGGTGCAAAGTACAAAGCGATAGTTGCTAAGAGTCATAATCTAACTGTAGAGGCTGGTGCACTTTATGCCGCTGATAAGTTTAATGATACACTTGCTATTACTAACAAAAAAGAAGATACTTATGCTGCTTATAGACTAAAAGCTCTTTTTGATTGGAAAATAGTTGATAACTTGAAATTTAACCAAGAAGTAAGTATGAGGGGCTCATTCGAAGAGACTAAAAACTACTTTATCTACTCTAAGAGTGGTTTCACTAGTAAATTCTCAGACATGTTCTCTGCTGGTCTGAGTTATAAAGTTGACTATGTTGCTACTCCAGCAGCTGGTGTTCAAGATACTGATACAACTTTAACTCTGAATCTTATAGTAGACTACTAAAAATGGATCTAGGCTCTGCCTAGATTACTTCTCTGCTTCGTCCAAAAATACAAAAACAAAAATGCTCCAAATGCCAAGATAGATGAACTTACAAAAAGGTACCTTGGATATAAGTCATATATATACCCCGCTATTAGCGCCCCACTAAGTCCACCAAAACCATATGTGATACCTGAGAAGAACTGTTGTGCCAAAGATTTGTGTTTGTAAATTGCAAAAAGATAAGAGATAGCCGCAGAGTGAAAAAGAGCAAAACTAAGTGCATGCAGACTTTGAGAGAAAAATAAAATGGCAATGTTTTGTGGATATGCAAATACTAGAAACCATCTAAAGGCAGTGATAAATGTCGTAAATTGTAGTATATAAAGTAGGTTGCCACGAAGTAGTTTTCCTTGAAAATAGAGCATAGCAATCTCAACTAATACTCCAAAACTCCAAAGATATATAGTCATGTCAAGAGTGATTCCATTATCTGTGGCATAGATAGTAAAAAAGTTATAAAATGAACCAAAGCTCATCTGCATAAAGACAAGTCCACTCCATAGTTTCCAATCAGTCAATAGGTTAATATCATTCTTCTCTTTTACCTTGTCCAAGGGCTCTTTTTTTACACTTATTTTTGCAATGATGAAAGCTACTATAGCGGTGGTAAAAGTTAAAAAGATGAGAAAATATAGAGCCATAGTATATGAGTTAAGTAGTTTTACCAACACGAGTGCTACAAGAATAAATCCTACTGAGCCAAAGAGTCTTATCTTTCCGTACTTTTCTTTTCCCAAAGTTTGTAAAGATATCACTTCTATATAGGGGATTATAAGACTCATTCCTACACCTAAGAAGATATTTGAGAGTAAAAGAGTGTAAAAGTTACTGATGGAGAGATAAAAAGCGATACTACTTAGGAACATTATAAGAAGTGCTAGGTTAAATATCTTGACATTTAGCTCTAGCCCACGGATAAAAAGAAAAGGGAGTATGAAACGCACAAGTGGCGCTGCTGCAAAGATTATACCTATCTGAGTAGGGTTATATGCCATCTCGGAGAGGACCTTAGGTATGAAAATGAGATAAACACCCACTATAGAAAAATAAAAAAAGTAAAAAGTAGATAGTAATATATTCATAAGGAATTATATCTAAGATTCATAAGTTGTAGTTACTATTTACTTACTATTTACTTATAATAAATATAATATCAAATCTCAATTATGTTTTACCCCCTTTCATGAATGAGAATAAATAATATTAACAATTTTTTAGCATACAAGGTTTTTCCCCCTTTTATTACCTTGTATGTTTATGCTAAACTTCCCCTATGAAAATCATACTTACAACACTTAATTCAAGATACACACATAGTGCCATAGGATTAAGATATCTCTATGCAAATATGCAGGAATTGCAAAAAGAGACAGAGATTGTTGAGTTTAGTATAAATGATGCTCTCCAAAGTGTAGCTGAGAAGTTATTGCTCTCTTGTCCAGACATTATAGGAATCGGCGTTTATATATGGAATGCCTTAGAAACCTCAGAGCTTATTCACATCCTTAAAAAGATATCTCCAAAAACTACCATTATTCTTGGTGGACCGGAAGTAACGTATAAACCCCTTCGTGTTAACCTTGATGATGCTGATTATATCATTGAGGGAGAAGGAGATCTGGCTTTTTATAAACTCTGTAGCGAAATACAAAATGGCATAACGCAAGATAGAACTATCTCTATGACTCTGCCAAATTTAAAGGAGATAGAACTTCCTTACAAGTACTATAGTGATGAAGATATACAAAACCGTTACATATATGTAGAGGTTTCGCGTGGATGTCCTTTTGAGTGTGAGTTTTGCCTCTCTTCTATGGATGAGAAGGTAAGGGCATTTAAACTTGATGACGTATTAGAGGAGTTTGAAAAACTTTGGCAAAGAGGAGCGAGAAATTTTAAGTTTGTAGATAGAACTTTTAATCTTAATATACGCTCAGCCAATAGGATTCTTGATTTCTTTTTAGCAAAAGAGGGACCCTATTTTGCACACTTTGAAGTCATACCAGACCACTTTCCAGAATCACTCAGAGAAAAAATAAAGCTTTTTCCCCATGGAGCACTTCAGTTAGAGATAGGAATCCAAACTCTTAACTTAGAAGTTGCAAACAGTATATCAAGACAACTGAAACTAGATAAGATAGAAGATAACATCAGCTTTTTAGAAAATGAAACAACTGCGCATATTCACCTTGATCTTATTGTAGGACTTCCTGGAGAGTCTTTAGGGAGCTTTGGAGCTAACTTAGACAAACTTGTAAGTATGAGTAGTTGCGAGATACAAATAGGTATCTTAAAAAAGCTCTCAGGCACTTATATTAAACGCCATGATGAAGAATTTGCAATGGTTTACAGCGATATTCCCCCATATGATATATTAAAAAACTCACTACTCTCGTTCAATGACATTCAAGATATGAAACGTTTTGCTAGGTTTTGGGATCTGACTTTTAATAGTGGAAACTTTAAGAAAAGTATTCTTTTGCTATGGAAAGAGGAGAGTGTTTATAAAAACTTTTCAGACTTTAGTAAGTGGATATATTCACAAACGGATTCTACTTGGAAGATATCTCTACAGCGTTTAGGGGAGTTACTCTTTAGATATCTATGCGAAATTAAAAAAATAGATGCTAAAGATGTAGGTCAAAAGATGATAGAAGATATGATGAAGCTAAAAGGAAGGGCACTCCCTGCATATTTAAAGCCTTATGCTGACTTAGTTGTGGCGAAGCAAGTGGAAGGCTCTTCAGGTTTTAATAAAAGACAGAAATAAGTTCTCTTTTTCTTATTTGCCTCTAGAGTTTAAGCCTTTGGTTACAAACTCATTTATCTCTTGTTTATATGTTGGGTTTCTACTCTCAAGACCTCTATCAAAACCTAAAACAATGTCCTTGTTTGTGTTTGGGTGTCTACATACCATTATAAGAAGATGTCCATAAACATCAAAGTTTGGACTAGGTCTAATTCCTATCTTTTTATCGATAGTTCCATGATGCTCAAGTACTAAGTCTAAAGCTTCTTTAAGTTCTGTAGAAGTAGTATTTTTATTTCGTACTATATTTAGTAAAGCATTGAGAGTTGGAGGAGCTAACTCAACTTTTTTCTCTTTTTTTACGATTTTTGTCTCTTTTTTCTTCTGCTGACTCGGTACATAAATAAATAAGAAGAGTAAAATAGCAAGTAGTAGTACTAGTGCTATAATGATTTGTATTAAAAGTGTGATGCTCATGCTTGTCCTATAGTGTGAATTATTACCTTGTTTCTGCCTGTGTTCTTTGCTTCATAAAGAGCATTGTCAGATACCTTTAACATCTCATATATATCGGAGCTTTTTCCGTAAGCAACACCAAGAGAGACCGTGTACTGAATTGTAATATCTTTGATTGTTATTATATTCGCTTCAAAAGTTGCACGAATTTTTTCGAAGAGTTTTTGTGCATCTTCAAAAGAGATATCTTCTAGAAGTATACAGTACTCTTCTCCACCAAACCTAGCTACGAGGTCTGTTCTTCTTAGTGTCTGTTTAAGTAGGCTTGCTATTTGTTTGATTGCCGCATCACCTACATCGTGGCCATAGGTGTCATTGATATTTTTAAACTTATCGATATCAAGAGTAGCTACGACTATACTTTCATCTTTTCTCGCATTTTTGCCAACTATCGCTTCGCTTGCATCAAAAAAGTATCTTCTGTTGTATGAGCCTGTTAGGTAGTCTTTATTTGATAAATCTTTTGTTGTTTGAAAAAGATCTAAAACATCTAAGTTTGAGTTGATACGTACACTCAGTCCTTCAAAAGTATGTGGTTTAGCAAGAAAATCATTCGCTCCTGCTTTTATGAACTCCGAAAGAGCATGTTCGTCCTCTGATGCACTTAAGGCAATAATGGAGAGAGTATCTTTTTCATAATCCTCCCTTAATCTCATTGTTAACTCTATGCCATCTACTTCTGGCATATAGTAATCAGTCAAAACTAAAGATATCTTTTCCTCAGTTTCATTGAGAACATCTAAGGCTTCTTGGCCATCACAGGCTTCTAATACATTAAGGTGTAGTTTCTCTAAATCTTCTCTTAATACAGTCCTATAAAGTTTTGAGTCATCAACAATAAGTACGGTTGAACTGTAATTACGAATTATCTTTTTGATAAAGTTAACCGCACTTTTTATACTGCCTAGAGAATCTTTCAAAATATACTCTAGAACATCTTTTTTTAGAAATAACTCTTTGAGGTTCTCATCAACGTCACTAGTTAATACTATGGTTGGTATTTTATGTGAAAGTGTGAGAGAGACTGCTTGACCCGGCTTACAATCAGCTAGATGTAAATCAACAACAGCCATAAAAATATCATCTCGATTTTTTCTTATTGTTGTACTTGCAAGAGTGAATGAGTCTACACAAATTACTTCTATATCGTCAATATTGCTTGTTAATGTTAACTCTAGTGTTTCAAGTATAGTTTTATTATCATCTATAAGAAGTATTTTTTTCATTCTATGATTATCCAAGTAGTTGTGTGTCTTTAGTCTAACATATAAATTATTTAATTCTAATGAAGAAAATGAAATTTATAGTATTTAAAAATCTAATACTTCTAGAGTAACTGTTTTTTAATCCATACAGAGAGAACATATAAGCCCCAGATATGATGTTTAAAACTTCCATTAGATGCACTCTGTATATATTCGTCTAGTTTATCACTTTTAAATAGTCCCGTTTGTTCATTTACATCTTTGATAAGTTCTATTTTTTTACTGTTTATAAGGTACTCCATATATGGATTTGAGAAACCTTTTTTCTTGCGTTTGAGTATAGAGTCAGTTAGTTTTGGTTTCATTATTTTTTTAAGAAGTGATTTTGTGATACCATCCTCATAACGCAGCTTTGGGTCTATGCTAAAAACTTTTTGCGCCAACTTATGGTCCAAAAAAGGTGTTCGTGACTCTATAGAGTGAGCCATACTAACACGATCAAGTTTTGTTAAAAAGTGCTCTGCTTGAAAGATATTAAGATCAATGTAGCTATACCAAATGCTCTCATCACTATGAGCTGAAGCTTCAAATCTATCTCTATAGGGCTTTAAGTATTTAAGACTTTGATTGTCCTTTACATTTCTTCGCATAAGCATATTTTTTTGCAGGTCAGTAAACTTTTCGCCAGACGTTCTAAAAAGAAGAGTATCATCAAAGATGCGTTTGTACCACTCCCATTCTCGGTTCATTGAAAAATTTGCACGAAAGTACTTTTTGAGCCAGTTCTTATGAGCTAAATTTGAAGCACCTTCTATGTCTAGATATTCAAAATAGTGCTTATAACCTAAAAAGAGTTCATCGCTTCCCTCTCCACTCATAACTACCTTATATCCATCAGCTTTTATTTTTTCAAAAAGAAGATAAAGAGGAATCGCCGCTGGGTCATTAATAGGCTCATCCATAGAGTCAAAAACTTTCTCGCTTGCATCTATGAAATCATTTTGGGATATCTCTACTTGAGTGTTTTTCAGACCTAAAAACTCTGCACTCTCCTTAGCATTTTCTCTCTCATCATACTTAGCATACTCTTGGTATCCTAAGGTATAAGTAGGAAGACTCTGTCCATGCTTAAGAGCATAAGCATTTATCGTTGCACTATCAATGCCACCCGAGAGAAGAGAAGCAATTGGTACATCAGCATTTAAACGCAGCTCTATTGATTCACTTAGTAGTCTCTTCAAAGAGTCTATAGCTTCATCTCTATCTGTAATAATATTTGGCTTAACACTTAAAAGGTCAAAGTAGCGTTTGACTTGGCTAGAGCCATTTTCATGGACAAGATACTCTCCTGCAGCTAACTTTTTTATGCCTTTAAAAAAAGTGAAGGGTGGAGTAGGGCTTAAGAAAGAGAGGTAACTCATAAGTGCATCTTCATCCATCTCATTTTTCTTTAAAAATGGCACTATCGCTTTGAGCTCTGATGCAAAGATAAATGAAGAGTCATTCATATAATAAAGAGGCTTTTTACCAAGTCTATCACGAAATAGGTAGAGTGTTTTGCCATCAAGCAGAGCTATGGCAAACATACCACGAAGGTGCTGTACAAAATCAACTCCCCATTTTAGATAAGCTGCAATAATGACTTCACTATCACTCTGCGTTTTAAAATCAAATGCTAACTCTTTTTTTAGTTCTTTAAAGTTGTAAATTTCACCATTAAAGGATAGTAGAATATTTTGATGTTTTAGAGGTTGATGACTTCGTGAGTTAGAGTCTACTATGCTTAAACGCTGGTGTGCAAAAAAAAGTCTTTCATTTTGCACAATGCCACAGTAGTCTGGTCCACGATGAACTAAAAGCGAGAGAGCCTTTTTAGCCTTTGATTCATTATATTCGCCAATTATTCCAAATACTGCACACATTATTTAGCGAAATATTTTATCTATATCTTTATGTATAGCTCCTGGTGTTGTAGCAATAGTCATGAACTGTGACATTTTAAGCATAGGATACATAATAGCAATATAATACTTTGGATCTAGAATCTTTACTTCACCACCCTCTATAAGAACTGGATATGGTAAGAGGCCTGCATTTTGATAACCAATTTTTTTGACAAACTTAGTTGTTCTACTGCCAAGTTTAACCCCTATGATAGTTGAGTCAACTGAAAGAGCTTTTTCATAAACAACTTTGTTAGACTCTCTAGCTTTTTGTAAAAGAGTATGCATATTCCCTTTTTTGATTGTGGTCATATCCATGTACTTTGGAAGTCCTTTCATGAACTGATAGCGTTTAAGTATACGAAATTTTAGCTGTTCATCGGAGTTTTTTAGATCTTTAAATGCATCCCTGAGTGTGCTAAGAGTTCTGAGTGCTAATTTTTTATCATAATCATCTTGCATAAAAGCGTTCATAAAAAATATTGGATTTGTGATACTAACTAGTCTATTTTTTTTGTCTATAGTTACTCTAAGTGTTGAAGCAAAACCTCTGTTTATCTTAGTAGATGCTTTGAGTATCTCATCATTTGTAAACACTATTGATGTTGCAAATCCTTTTTTATCTATAGGGAGTGAAGCAAGAATTTCAAATCCAGCTTTTTGAAGTATGTCTATGACTTTGTTTTGCTCCATATATGTTGTATGTAAAAATGCAGTAACTTTTCCATTGAAAATTTCACCAACCTTAGCTACCTTTGATGAGTCTTCTTTGTGCT encodes the following:
- a CDS encoding mechanosensitive ion channel family protein, which encodes MEIEKYTDMAVMYASEYGLKVIAAIAIFVIGKWIVKKLTAVVKSMLLKANVDKTLVEFSESIVYSILLLMVVLASLNALGINTTSFMAIFGAAALAIGLALQGSFANIGAAVLIIIFRPFKVGDFVDAGGATGTVEDINLFSTIISPVDNRTIIVPNSNIIGGNITNYSRKPLRRVDHVFGIGYDDDLKLAKETLMELLVSDDRILKDPAPFVAVSELGDSSVNFTTRAWVDGADYWAVHFELIEKVKLTFDEKGISIPYPQMDIHTDK
- a CDS encoding DUF481 domain-containing protein yields the protein MKKILLSTILASSLVVVAQAATEETPLVTHTELGYIETSGNTQTQTFNLDANAKKSWGKHVGNAMLDGQYATNKNATSGDVERIKNKYVAELTYDYDFTKRFAFTYLAGYKADEFSSFGYQYYTGPGAKYKAIVAKSHNLTVEAGALYAADKFNDTLAITNKKEDTYAAYRLKALFDWKIVDNLKFNQEVSMRGSFEETKNYFIYSKSGFTSKFSDMFSAGLSYKVDYVATPAAGVQDTDTTLTLNLIVDY
- a CDS encoding MFS transporter → MNILLSTFYFFYFSIVGVYLIFIPKVLSEMAYNPTQIGIIFAAAPLVRFILPFLFIRGLELNVKIFNLALLIMFLSSIAFYLSISNFYTLLLSNIFLGVGMSLIIPYIEVISLQTLGKEKYGKIRLFGSVGFILVALVLVKLLNSYTMALYFLIFLTFTTAIVAFIIAKISVKKEPLDKVKEKNDINLLTDWKLWSGLVFMQMSFGSFYNFFTIYATDNGITLDMTIYLWSFGVLVEIAMLYFQGKLLRGNLLYILQFTTFITAFRWFLVFAYPQNIAILFFSQSLHALSFALFHSAAISYLFAIYKHKSLAQQFFSGITYGFGGLSGALIAGYIYDLYPRYLFVSSSILAFGAFLFLYFWTKQRSNLGRA
- a CDS encoding B12-binding domain-containing radical SAM protein, with amino-acid sequence MKIILTTLNSRYTHSAIGLRYLYANMQELQKETEIVEFSINDALQSVAEKLLLSCPDIIGIGVYIWNALETSELIHILKKISPKTTIILGGPEVTYKPLRVNLDDADYIIEGEGDLAFYKLCSEIQNGITQDRTISMTLPNLKEIELPYKYYSDEDIQNRYIYVEVSRGCPFECEFCLSSMDEKVRAFKLDDVLEEFEKLWQRGARNFKFVDRTFNLNIRSANRILDFFLAKEGPYFAHFEVIPDHFPESLREKIKLFPHGALQLEIGIQTLNLEVANSISRQLKLDKIEDNISFLENETTAHIHLDLIVGLPGESLGSFGANLDKLVSMSSCEIQIGILKKLSGTYIKRHDEEFAMVYSDIPPYDILKNSLLSFNDIQDMKRFARFWDLTFNSGNFKKSILLLWKEESVYKNFSDFSKWIYSQTDSTWKISLQRLGELLFRYLCEIKKIDAKDVGQKMIEDMMKLKGRALPAYLKPYADLVVAKQVEGSSGFNKRQK
- a CDS encoding diguanylate cyclase; translated protein: MKKILLIDDNKTILETLELTLTSNIDDIEVICVDSFTLASTTIRKNRDDIFMAVVDLHLADCKPGQAVSLTLSHKIPTIVLTSDVDENLKELFLKKDVLEYILKDSLGSIKSAVNFIKKIIRNYSSTVLIVDDSKLYRTVLREDLEKLHLNVLEACDGQEALDVLNETEEKISLVLTDYYMPEVDGIELTMRLREDYEKDTLSIIALSASEDEHALSEFIKAGANDFLAKPHTFEGLSVRINSNLDVLDLFQTTKDLSNKDYLTGSYNRRYFFDASEAIVGKNARKDESIVVATLDIDKFKNINDTYGHDVGDAAIKQIASLLKQTLRRTDLVARFGGEEYCILLEDISFEDAQKLFEKIRATFEANIITIKDITIQYTVSLGVAYGKSSDIYEMLKVSDNALYEAKNTGRNKVIIHTIGQA
- the asnB gene encoding asparagine synthase (glutamine-hydrolyzing) encodes the protein MCAVFGIIGEYNESKAKKALSLLVHRGPDYCGIVQNERLFFAHQRLSIVDSNSRSHQPLKHQNILLSFNGEIYNFKELKKELAFDFKTQSDSEVIIAAYLKWGVDFVQHLRGMFAIALLDGKTLYLFRDRLGKKPLYYMNDSSFIFASELKAIVPFLKKNEMDEDALMSYLSFLSPTPPFTFFKGIKKLAAGEYLVHENGSSQVKRYFDLLSVKPNIITDRDEAIDSLKRLLSESIELRLNADVPIASLLSGGIDSATINAYALKHGQSLPTYTLGYQEYAKYDERENAKESAEFLGLKNTQVEISQNDFIDASEKVFDSMDEPINDPAAIPLYLLFEKIKADGYKVVMSGEGSDELFLGYKHYFEYLDIEGASNLAHKNWLKKYFRANFSMNREWEWYKRIFDDTLLFRTSGEKFTDLQKNMLMRRNVKDNQSLKYLKPYRDRFEASAHSDESIWYSYIDLNIFQAEHFLTKLDRVSMAHSIESRTPFLDHKLAQKVFSIDPKLRYEDGITKSLLKKIMKPKLTDSILKRKKKGFSNPYMEYLINSKKIELIKDVNEQTGLFKSDKLDEYIQSASNGSFKHHIWGLYVLSVWIKKQLL